The Pogoniulus pusillus isolate bPogPus1 chromosome 24, bPogPus1.pri, whole genome shotgun sequence DNA segment TCACCTTGTGGTTCACGGGCTGGCGCCTGCGGGGACAAGGCCTGGCAGGCTTCATCCTCAGCCTGGCCACCTCagacctcctcttcctcaccaacTCGCTCTTGCAGATCTGGTCGATGGCCAACAGCTACCAGTGGCTCCTGGGCACCGCCTTGTGCCAACTCTACCAATTCCTCTACGGTGTGGGTTACTACAGTGGGCTCTTCTTGCTGGCGACCATCAGCTTGGACAGATGCCTGCTGGTGGCCGCCCCCCTGTGGTACCGGTGCCGGCGGCCGGCGCGGTTACCGGTGATACTGTGCCTGGGCGCCTGGCTGGCAGCGGCCGCCTGCAGCGTGCCAGACACGGCGCTGTCATTGACGGAGGAGTTGATGCCCGGCTTTGTGGTGTGTGTCACCAGGCGGGGCAGCTGGGAGGTGCCCATGCGCtgtttggaggtgctggtggagggaTTGCTGCCCTTCAGCGTGGTCATGGTGTGCCACGGGGTGGCTTTGGTGCTGGCACGCTGCCGCCGCGGGCAAGGAGTTCGCCCTCCAGCTCGGTTCCAGCATATCTTGGTGGCTACGGTGAGCGTCTACGTGGTGCTGCATCTGCCCTTCCAAGTGGCCCAGCTGCTGACGTTGGTGGCACCCGGGACCTCCGAGCACTTAATCTACTTCCTGGGGTTGGCCTTCAACCTGAACAGCTGCATCAATCCCTGCCTCTACCTGCTCTTTGGCACCCGTGCCTGCCAACGCCTCAGCCGCCTGCTGCGGGCTGTCCTCGTCTGCTGGCCAACCAAAGCCCTTACCGAAGTGCCACTCACAACTGTCAGCCAAGTGCCACCCCCTGCCGCCACCCCTGTGCCAACTGCTACCGGCaatcctgtgccacctgctgcCATCGCCCCCGTGCCGACTGCTACTGGCAaccctgtgccacctgcagccACTACCTCAATGCCActctgagctctgagctcaccgagtccaaccaccaacccaacgccaccagggcaccaccagcccgtgcccctcagcaccacttctccACCGCTTTGAAACCCTGGCAGGGACggacactgccctgggcagcctgggttaGGTCctgacaaccctcaagggcaACAAACTGTTCTTCACGTCCAACCTAAAGCGTTTCTTTTTGCCGTGTCGTCTGTCCCTCGGGggaagagcccaaacccacctggctgcaacctccttgcagggagccgcagagagccagaaggtctccccccagactcctttctccaggctgaacactgtGCCCCACAGGGTGGCCTGGCACAGGGTGGCACTGCCCTTGGGCTGATTTTGTCCCACGGAGTGATCTGCCCATGAGGACCCTGCTCATGGGGTGCCTCTGGCATGGGGTGACACTATCCTGGATGGAGGatgctccacagccttcctgcccATGGAGTGACCGTGACCGACCGGGAGATCCTGAGCATGAGGTGACCTTGCCCATAGAGTGACCCCTCCCGCACTGACCACGTCCATGGTGACCCTACCCATCACAGGGAGCCTGGCATGGGGGGGGGGACACGACTCTGCCTCACAGGGTGACCTGAAATTGGCATCCTGCCAAGCGGGGTGACCCCGTCTATGAGGTGACGCTGACCATGAATACCCTCCCCCGCGGGGACTGTGCCCCCCAACAAGGTGACCTGACACAGGAGGACCTTCTCCACGGAGTCACTGTGCCCATGGGCACCCTGATCCacggggtccctgcccatggggtgACCGTGCCCGAGGAGCAGTCGTGTCCGCAGGCTACTGGGGGTCCACGTGCCTGGAGTGACCATGTCCACGGAGGCACAACGCCCACTGGGGGACCCTGAACACGGAGTAACTCTGCCCACAGCGGGACCGCCTTCACAAAGTCCATGCCCACGGGGTGAC contains these protein-coding regions:
- the GPR152 gene encoding probable G-protein coupled receptor 152, whose translation is MEPANTTLTPILLLPPRTLLWDGWLMVACVALGLPANAFTLWFTGWRLRGQGLAGFILSLATSDLLFLTNSLLQIWSMANSYQWLLGTALCQLYQFLYGVGYYSGLFLLATISLDRCLLVAAPLWYRCRRPARLPVILCLGAWLAAAACSVPDTALSLTEELMPGFVVCVTRRGSWEVPMRCLEVLVEGLLPFSVVMVCHGVALVLARCRRGQGVRPPARFQHILVATVSVYVVLHLPFQVAQLLTLVAPGTSEHLIYFLGLAFNLNSCINPCLYLLFGTRACQRLSRLLRAVLVCWPTKALTEVPLTTVSQVPPPAATPVPTATGNPVPPAAIAPVPTATGNPVPPAATTSMPL